TTTTATTGTATATGTCATTCCTGCGAAAGCAGGAATCCAGGAAATATAGTCATCCTGAATTTATTTCAGGATCTACTAAAAAAGATGCTGAAACAAGTTCAGCATGACTATTATTTTTCTAGATTCCCGCCTGCGCGGGAATGACACCGAGGGCGTTTTTAACCATCCATGCAACAAACCCGGTCAAGCCCTCTAGTGTACGAACGTTTAAATAAAGAGGTAAAAATTCTGTCATTCCGTGGCTACGACCACGGAATCCAGCTTATAATATCATAAAAAGATTCTAAAATAAGTCTAATATGGCTTTATTTTCCTGGATGCCGTGATCAAGTCACGGCATGACACAGCCTTTTTTCAACGTTCGTACAGTAGTGGGTCAAGCCACGGCATGACACCGAACGCTTTGCAAAAATTCGAGCCACGCAACAATACCTCTTCGCAATGCCGGAATTTATTTCATATCTCTTAAATGCTCTTCCAATTTTCTAAGCTTTCTACCTTCATTTACGACCGGTTTTACGTATTTTTCCATTTTAGCATTTGCTCTATGCCGGTTAATTTCCTCAATCTGTGAGTTTACTTCATTTGTAATTGCTTCTTTTCTATCTTCTATTTTCTTAAGCACTTCTCCACTATACTCAAAATTCTTAACGTCGGCTTTAAAATTGTTTATATCTGTAGTCATTTCATCTAGTGGTGTGGTTTTTTCTCTATGATATTGCTCAAGTAATGTCGGCATTTCTTCAGCTTTTATATCATCTCTTTTGTAATGATCTTTAAGAAGCGTATATTTTTCTTCAATATTTTGTTCGGCTTTTTCACGCATCATATCGTAATGATCTTCGCGGCGAGCATACCAATCCTCGTTTATTAACTCGGCATGTTTCGCATGCGCGTTATCAATCATTTGATGCATTTGAGAATCGGTAGCCTTCTCGCGCATAAATCTATCGCCCATAATTACCGGGTCTTCGCCTTCGGATAATTTATTCCGTACCTCATAGATAAGTTTCTTTTTAGCTAAGTCTTCGTAATATGATGCGTCGTCTTTTCTACCTTGCAGTTCTAGCCTTGCAAGATATTCAGGAGCTAGTACGTCTTCTTGAGTGCTAAGAGTTTCTTTATCTATCGTTAATTTTAGCTCTTTATGGTCACGTTCTCTATCCTTATCTTTCAAAGTTTCATCATAAGTTCTAAGCCTTGGATCGGTATAATCAAAATCATGCCATGCCGCGCCGGTTAGATTACCCTCATAAGCATCTCGGAGGTCTTTACCTACTATTGCCGTTAATGCTCCTCTTTTTAGTCCTTCGTAACCGGCATATATTTTTTCTCCTATAGCCAGGCGCTTAGCATCCTTTAACTCTCTTTTTGTTTTAACTCTATTCTGCATTTCTTGCCAGCTTCTAACAACACCGATATTTTTACCTATTAAGCCTACTCCTCTTCCTGACATTTCTTGATGGGTTTTAAAGTAAGCCTCTTTATAATCTTTAACAAATTTGGCATCCACCGCAAGTTCACGTAGACTTTTTTCTCCTTCTTTAGGCTTCATAAGTTTGTCAAGCTCACTTTTTTGCTCGTTAGTTAAAGAATTATAATTTTTTCCTTCAAATTTAGTTTCAGCAAGCTTATCTCGTAATCCGCTATAATTTTTTGCAGATAATTTATTAAGTTCCTCCGAGTTAGTAACATTAGGAAATAATTTTTTAATAGCCTCTTGATAATCATTTTCTGCACTAACATTTTTCACATCTTTACGATCTATACCGTATTTTCTTTTAACTTCCTTTAAGATGCTCTTATTAGCCGATTTAGGATCAAGAGCTTCTTTCATCACCCTGCCGGTCATATATTTTTCATATTTATCGGCAATAGGCTGGGTAATAAACTTTCTTTGTAAGGTATTTATACTCTTACCTGTTTTATTTGCAGCATAATTCATAGGCTTATTAATTAGAGTCTGAATAGGGGTATAAGCCTGGTGACCGATTTTTTGTAAATTTGTTAAATTGCCTGAAGTACCCGACAAGAATTTTGCTAGCGATACTGCAGTATCATTAAACTTGCTTAATAGATATACGGCTACGAATATTAATAATAATCCGTCAAGTTGAACAAACTTACCGTTAATAAAATTAGAAACTCTTCGAGCATCTTTTATAAGATCTAAAAAAGGTAATTCAATATAGCGGTTATCTATACATTCATATGCAGAGCAAAAAGTACCGTCATCTTTTTTATAGTCCGTAGGCACTAATATATTTGCTTTATGAAAATTATCTATACCGCCTTTCATCGGCGACGGAAACCACCAATAAAATATTGAATCACCGAGGCTAACGTCTAAATCTTCAGTAAAGCTACCGAATAGCTCGTTTATAGGACCTAAATTCGGAAAGTCATATTTGCATACTCCAAAACCGAGCGTAGAATATATTTCAGTTCTGATAATCATGGAAATGAAAGCAATGCCGACAAATAATATAATAGGTTGTAATGCATAAGAAATTAATTGCCTTAACCAATTTTCAAATAACGAACGTGTGATACTAAATAACATAAAGCAAATAAATATCGGAGCCATCGTTATAATCATGCCGACAGCTATTAAAGCAGTAAGGTAGATAATGGTCGCTTTAAATACCAACATGAAAATAAAGTAAAGAGCTATCAAATATAGAAAAATATATATAAACCCTAAAGGATCGACAAATAATAAAGAAAAAAGTTTAGAAAGAGTTTGCGGAGATATAAGTAGCCCTATAAGGCTTTGAGAGCCTGGACCGGTAGCAGATGCTTCTTTTATTATTTGAAGTATTTGCGAAACCCCTTCAACAAAAAATACAAATAGATAGTCATGGAAAAATGTCCAAGCTTGGGTGGAGCTTAATAATATAGATACAATACTAACTTTTAATATCCTAACTAGTAGCTCAACATGAGTAAGGTTTAGATTACCTATTAAGAAAGAAAAGCCGGTAAACATTATATATAATGTTAAAATAGCTGAAACGCTTAAACGATATCCAGGAGTATCAATTATATTTTGATATGTTTTTCTGACTATCCCTTGATCCGTATCGCTAGTGCCAAATAATTCTTTTTGTATTAAGTTTGTTAAAAATTCTAATGGGTCGGGTCTAGTATCGCTAACCCCTGCTTTAATAACTACGCGGTATTGTCCACCGTTATCGTCATAAAATTTATCTAAAATTTTAAAATAAAGATTAGACTGAGCATAGTCGGAAGCTGTTACCCCATCATATTGGTAATTTATTCCTCCCGACTGGACAAATTGCCCTTTTTTATTAATGCTATAAAAATTATAACCGTTATTTATTACCGGCTCACCTAAGTGTTTATTTATACCTTTTGGACTACGTTGACTATCGGGGGAACTATTAGGGTCGGAATTATGCGCCGCAATCAAAAAATAAAGCCCTACGCCGTTTTTAAGCAGACATGGAGCATTAGTAATAGGAGCGTCTTTTGGGGTAGGGCTAGGACACATATTGCCGTCTATAAACTGGCATGGCTGCAGCCTTAGACAAAAAGCAGAGAGAGTATTAGTATTATTTTCTTGACTATACCATGGACACCAAGCAGATAATTCTTGAGAGGTATTTTTATCTCCTGTAGTGTAGTCCCACGGTCTAACTACTATAGTAAGCGGATAACCGTTTACTTTATAGCCGCTATCACGCCACGGTGCGGATTGATCTCCCTCTTGTCTAGAAGTTAATTCTTTTGCTTTATACCGAGAAGAAATATTAAATTTTATAAAGCCGAAATCATCCGGATCGATACATCTATCACCGCTGCACCCTGACAGAAACAATAAAGATATTAATAAAACAACAAAAATATTTTTTTTCATTTTAAATAAGACATAAGTTACTTTATGTATATTGCGTGGATGGGATTTTGGTGTCATCTCTGCACCTCTTTATGTCATTCCCGCGAAGGCGGGAATCTAGAAAATTATAGTCATTCTGAATTTATTTCAGGATCTACTAAAAAAGATGCGCAAAACTTGTTCAGTATGACAATAAAAAGTCTGGATTCCCGCCTTCGAGCGTTGTTGCATGGCTACCAGAATCGTCATGGCGAGGCGCCTTTTGGCGCCGTGGCCATCCAGTTAAACATATTTTTATACTAAACTTGTTTAGTATTCTAATTAAATCCCTCATTATATTCGGGATAACCTG
This genomic window from Rickettsia endosymbiont of Ceutorhynchus obstrictus contains:
- a CDS encoding type IV secretion system protein, which codes for MKKNIFVVLLISLLFLSGCSGDRCIDPDDFGFIKFNISSRYKAKELTSRQEGDQSAPWRDSGYKVNGYPLTIVVRPWDYTTGDKNTSQELSAWCPWYSQENNTNTLSAFCLRLQPCQFIDGNMCPSPTPKDAPITNAPCLLKNGVGLYFLIAAHNSDPNSSPDSQRSPKGINKHLGEPVINNGYNFYSINKKGQFVQSGGINYQYDGVTASDYAQSNLYFKILDKFYDDNGGQYRVVIKAGVSDTRPDPLEFLTNLIQKELFGTSDTDQGIVRKTYQNIIDTPGYRLSVSAILTLYIMFTGFSFLIGNLNLTHVELLVRILKVSIVSILLSSTQAWTFFHDYLFVFFVEGVSQILQIIKEASATGPGSQSLIGLLISPQTLSKLFSLLFVDPLGFIYIFLYLIALYFIFMLVFKATIIYLTALIAVGMIITMAPIFICFMLFSITRSLFENWLRQLISYALQPIILFVGIAFISMIIRTEIYSTLGFGVCKYDFPNLGPINELFGSFTEDLDVSLGDSIFYWWFPSPMKGGIDNFHKANILVPTDYKKDDGTFCSAYECIDNRYIELPFLDLIKDARRVSNFINGKFVQLDGLLLIFVAVYLLSKFNDTAVSLAKFLSGTSGNLTNLQKIGHQAYTPIQTLINKPMNYAANKTGKSINTLQRKFITQPIADKYEKYMTGRVMKEALDPKSANKSILKEVKRKYGIDRKDVKNVSAENDYQEAIKKLFPNVTNSEELNKLSAKNYSGLRDKLAETKFEGKNYNSLTNEQKSELDKLMKPKEGEKSLRELAVDAKFVKDYKEAYFKTHQEMSGRGVGLIGKNIGVVRSWQEMQNRVKTKRELKDAKRLAIGEKIYAGYEGLKRGALTAIVGKDLRDAYEGNLTGAAWHDFDYTDPRLRTYDETLKDKDRERDHKELKLTIDKETLSTQEDVLAPEYLARLELQGRKDDASYYEDLAKKKLIYEVRNKLSEGEDPVIMGDRFMREKATDSQMHQMIDNAHAKHAELINEDWYARREDHYDMMREKAEQNIEEKYTLLKDHYKRDDIKAEEMPTLLEQYHREKTTPLDEMTTDINNFKADVKNFEYSGEVLKKIEDRKEAITNEVNSQIEEINRHRANAKMEKYVKPVVNEGRKLRKLEEHLRDMK